Proteins encoded together in one Chroogloeocystis siderophila 5.2 s.c.1 window:
- the gshB gene encoding glutathione synthase — translation MKLAFIIDPIARLDPGHDTSVALMEAAQALGHSIWVTQANLLSVITGKAWAVLERVQLKPVQLAQGRWVAENPWFELSDRTFAPLESMDAVFMRTDPPVTVSYLYATYILDYIDSAKTLVINDPQGIRAANEKMYALQFTDWIPETIVSSNKQTIREFVEAQGAAILKPLGNKAGEGILYLEAGDRNFNSMVELSTLQGSVPVMVQTYLPAAQEGDKRIILLDGKPIGALNRLSSGNEFRNNMAAGGTVAQIGITEREQSMCADIAKKLHQDGLYFVGIDVIGGYLTEVNVTSPTGIREIDHLEGTRLGEQVIQWLELKAVRA, via the coding sequence ATGAAACTTGCTTTTATTATTGATCCCATTGCACGGCTCGATCCAGGACATGATACGAGCGTCGCCTTGATGGAAGCCGCACAAGCGCTAGGTCATTCTATTTGGGTAACTCAAGCAAACTTGTTAAGTGTTATCACTGGTAAAGCTTGGGCTGTATTAGAACGAGTACAGCTAAAACCTGTGCAACTCGCGCAAGGACGATGGGTTGCGGAGAATCCTTGGTTTGAGTTAAGCGATCGCACTTTCGCCCCCTTAGAAAGCATGGACGCCGTTTTTATGCGTACCGATCCACCGGTAACGGTTTCTTACCTTTATGCGACATACATTTTGGATTATATCGATTCTGCGAAAACCTTAGTTATCAATGATCCCCAAGGGATCAGGGCAGCTAACGAAAAAATGTATGCGCTGCAATTTACCGACTGGATTCCAGAAACGATTGTCAGTTCTAATAAACAAACAATCCGCGAGTTTGTCGAGGCACAAGGCGCAGCAATTCTGAAACCTTTGGGAAATAAAGCCGGAGAAGGAATTCTGTATTTAGAAGCAGGCGATCGCAATTTTAACTCGATGGTTGAGTTAAGTACCTTGCAAGGCAGCGTACCCGTTATGGTACAAACTTACTTACCCGCTGCCCAAGAAGGCGACAAAAGGATTATTCTCCTTGACGGTAAACCTATTGGCGCACTCAATCGACTTTCGTCGGGAAATGAGTTTCGTAACAATATGGCAGCAGGTGGGACTGTAGCTCAAATTGGCATTACCGAACGCGAACAATCTATGTGCGCCGATATTGCCAAGAAATTGCACCAAGACGGCTTATATTTTGTGGGGATCGATGTGATTGGCGGCTACCTTACCGAAGTCAACGTCACAAGTCCTACGGGCATTCGGGAAATTGATCATCTAGAGGGTACTCGCTTAGGCGAACAGGTGATTCAGTGGTTGGAGTTAAAAGCAGTGCGGGCATAG
- the ftsZ gene encoding cell division protein FtsZ, with amino-acid sequence MVLNSKREPTDKSSQSTGQPGYSLTVNSNNPFNSSGIHFGQNYDSKGVPEADDQFDDIVPGRVANIKVIGVGGGGGNAVNRMIASQVSGIEFWSINTDAQALTNTSATRRLQIGQKLTRGLGAGGNPAIGQKAAEESREEIAAALENADLVFITAGMGGGTGTGAAPIVAEVAKELGALTVGVITRPFMFEGRRRTSQAEQGIEALQSRVDTLIVIPNDKLLSVISEQTPVQEAFRIADDILRQGVQGISDIITIPGLVNVDFADVRAIMADAGSALMGIGIGSGKSRAREAANAAISSPLLESSIEGAKGVVFNITGGHDLTLHEVNAAAETIYEVVDPNANIIFGAVIDEKLQGEIRITVIATGFSTEAAAEPQASTRVISKPQPQATPSAPSSPTIEIETIEKPGLDIPEFLQRRRNPRS; translated from the coding sequence ATGGTGCTTAATAGTAAAAGAGAGCCTACGGATAAAAGCTCACAATCTACAGGACAGCCAGGCTATTCGCTGACTGTTAACTCGAATAATCCTTTTAACTCGTCAGGGATTCATTTTGGACAAAATTACGATTCTAAAGGAGTTCCTGAAGCAGACGATCAATTCGATGATATCGTGCCAGGTCGAGTCGCCAATATTAAAGTTATCGGTGTTGGTGGTGGTGGTGGTAATGCAGTTAACCGGATGATTGCCAGCCAAGTAAGTGGCATTGAGTTTTGGTCAATCAATACCGATGCCCAAGCTTTAACGAACACGTCGGCGACTCGGCGGTTGCAAATTGGACAAAAGCTGACACGCGGTTTAGGTGCAGGTGGTAATCCAGCGATCGGTCAAAAAGCTGCCGAAGAATCGCGTGAGGAAATTGCCGCAGCTTTAGAAAATGCCGATCTTGTTTTTATTACTGCTGGTATGGGTGGCGGAACAGGGACAGGCGCAGCACCAATCGTGGCAGAAGTTGCAAAAGAATTAGGTGCATTGACGGTGGGAGTGATTACACGTCCTTTTATGTTTGAAGGGCGGCGGCGTACCTCACAAGCCGAACAAGGTATTGAGGCACTTCAAAGCCGTGTAGATACGCTAATTGTTATTCCTAATGATAAGCTGCTTTCGGTCATTTCAGAACAAACACCTGTACAAGAAGCTTTTCGGATTGCAGATGATATCCTCCGGCAAGGCGTACAAGGAATTTCTGACATTATTACAATCCCAGGATTAGTAAACGTTGACTTTGCAGATGTCCGCGCTATTATGGCAGACGCAGGTTCCGCATTAATGGGCATTGGTATTGGTTCCGGCAAATCGCGCGCTAGAGAAGCCGCCAACGCAGCAATTTCGTCACCTCTGCTCGAATCTTCGATTGAAGGAGCTAAAGGCGTCGTTTTTAATATTACTGGCGGTCACGATCTAACCTTACACGAAGTCAATGCCGCAGCTGAGACAATTTATGAAGTTGTGGACCCTAACGCCAATATTATTTTTGGTGCAGTTATCGACGAAAAACTACAAGGTGAAATACGAATTACAGTAATTGCTACAGGATTTTCTACAGAAGCTGCTGCCGAACCACAAGCAAGTACGCGAGTCATCTCGAAGCCGCAACCACAAGCCACACCAAGCGCACCATCTTCTCCCACAATTGAGATAGAAACAATAGAAAAGCCAGGTTTGGATATTCCTGAGTTTCTCCAAAGAAGGCGCAATCCTCGGTCTTGA
- a CDS encoding cell division protein FtsQ/DivIB, whose translation MTSIESVSRSDLEQRRQMLRTHRRLKLLHAAWQTLAVSGILGGLVWATTRPIWVLRESSQVTIEGNQLLATQAIKSLLPITYPQSLLQIQPEAIAKTLESQPTIADANVTRELFPPSLRVQVTERIPVAIAYIRPPQTVTTDAQANMGFVDAQGVWIPFQTYAAQSTNLKLPQLKVIGPLERYQSYWASVYQGVSRSPVKITEIDCQDPTNIILKTELGVVHLGAYTSRLNQQLQVLDQMRQLPQQLNSNQIAYIDLSNPDAPTVQMNQVETVKPDTPHQ comes from the coding sequence ATGACCAGCATCGAATCAGTTTCGCGCTCAGACTTAGAGCAAAGACGACAAATGTTGCGTACTCACAGACGCCTTAAACTGTTACACGCTGCATGGCAAACCTTGGCAGTCAGTGGAATACTTGGTGGCTTAGTTTGGGCTACGACTCGACCGATTTGGGTATTACGCGAGTCGAGTCAAGTGACGATCGAAGGAAACCAACTCCTCGCAACACAAGCAATTAAATCATTGTTACCGATTACCTATCCACAGTCATTATTGCAAATTCAACCTGAAGCGATCGCAAAAACGCTAGAGTCGCAACCCACGATCGCCGATGCGAATGTGACGCGCGAATTGTTTCCCCCAAGTTTACGCGTCCAAGTTACCGAAAGAATTCCGGTGGCGATCGCCTACATTAGACCACCCCAAACTGTGACAACCGACGCGCAAGCTAACATGGGATTTGTCGATGCGCAGGGAGTGTGGATTCCTTTTCAAACTTATGCTGCCCAATCTACAAATTTGAAACTACCACAATTAAAGGTTATTGGTCCCTTGGAACGTTATCAGTCTTATTGGGCTTCAGTATATCAAGGTGTTAGTCGTAGCCCAGTTAAAATAACCGAAATTGACTGTCAAGATCCCACGAATATTATTCTTAAAACTGAATTAGGAGTTGTGCATCTTGGTGCCTATACTTCGAGACTAAATCAGCAACTACAAGTCCTCGACCAAATGCGGCAACTTCCTCAACAATTAAATTCTAATCAGATTGCTTATATTGATCTTTCTAATCCCGATGCTCCTACAGTACAAATGAACCAGGTGGAAACGGTTAAACCTGATACGCCACACCAGTAA
- a CDS encoding sulfurtransferase TusA family protein, translating into MNQTALSQPHAQLDLRGTPCPLNFVRTKLRLEKMPPGSCLEVWLDPGEPIEQVPDSLMMAGYLVEEITECNGYFALLVLRPGDTNVRDQRSEVGGQG; encoded by the coding sequence ATGAATCAAACCGCGCTATCTCAACCGCACGCGCAACTCGATTTGCGCGGTACTCCGTGTCCGCTAAACTTTGTGCGGACAAAGCTGCGTTTGGAAAAAATGCCGCCAGGGTCGTGCTTAGAAGTTTGGCTAGACCCTGGTGAGCCAATTGAGCAGGTTCCTGATAGTTTGATGATGGCAGGTTATCTAGTTGAAGAAATTACCGAATGCAATGGTTATTTTGCGTTGTTAGTCCTGCGTCCTGGTGATACGAATGTGAGGGATCAGAGGTCAGAGGTCGGAGGTCAGGGATGA
- the rsgA gene encoding small ribosomal subunit biogenesis GTPase RsgA, with translation MSNEATSNERLNDADAPLIGTVLAVQANYCQVRLNPSSLAPHRSSLLCTRRARLKKLGQQVMVGDRVEIVEPDWAGGRGAIAGVLPRKSQLDRPPIANAEQILLVFALAEPPLEPYQLSRFLVKAESTGLGVRLCFNKSDLLTLEQQQQWRDRLQQWGYQPVFISIRDGIGISEVRDLLKLRISAVAGPSGVGKSSLINALIPTVHLRTNEVSGKLSRGRHTTRHVELFTLPDGGLLADTPGFNQPDLTCHPHELANYFPEARQRLAQQSCQFSDCLHRNEPNCAVRGDWERYEHYLAFLEEAIAYQEQINQQADPESSLKLKTKRGKRQYEPKLDTKYRQHSRRTQHQALEQLYQEAEES, from the coding sequence ATGAGCAATGAAGCGACATCAAACGAGAGGCTTAACGACGCTGATGCACCGTTGATAGGTACAGTTCTAGCCGTACAAGCAAACTACTGTCAAGTCCGCCTAAATCCCTCATCCCTCGCTCCTCATCGCTCATCCCTCTTATGTACGCGGCGGGCACGGCTGAAGAAACTAGGGCAGCAAGTTATGGTTGGGGATCGCGTCGAAATTGTGGAACCTGATTGGGCGGGTGGTAGAGGCGCGATCGCAGGGGTTTTGCCACGAAAATCACAATTAGATCGTCCGCCAATCGCCAATGCTGAGCAAATTCTTTTGGTTTTTGCTTTAGCAGAACCCCCCCTAGAACCCTACCAACTGAGTCGCTTTTTGGTGAAAGCTGAATCTACAGGACTCGGCGTGCGTTTATGTTTTAACAAAAGCGATTTACTGACGCTGGAACAACAGCAACAATGGCGCGATCGCTTACAGCAATGGGGCTATCAACCCGTATTTATCAGCATACGTGATGGAATCGGTATTTCAGAAGTACGCGACCTGCTCAAACTGCGTATTTCTGCGGTGGCTGGACCTTCGGGAGTGGGAAAATCAAGTTTGATTAATGCTTTGATTCCGACAGTTCACCTGCGTACCAACGAGGTTTCTGGAAAACTAAGTCGCGGGCGACATACGACTCGTCATGTAGAACTCTTTACATTACCTGACGGCGGATTACTCGCAGATACTCCTGGGTTTAATCAACCAGATTTGACGTGCCACCCACACGAGTTAGCAAATTATTTTCCAGAAGCACGACAGCGACTAGCACAACAAAGTTGTCAGTTTAGCGATTGTTTACACCGTAATGAGCCTAATTGTGCGGTGCGCGGTGATTGGGAACGCTACGAGCATTATTTAGCTTTTCTAGAGGAAGCGATCGCATATCAAGAGCAAATCAATCAGCAAGCCGACCCTGAGTCGAGTTTGAAACTGAAAACCAAGCGCGGTAAAAGACAATACGAACCCAAGCTAGACACAAAATATCGGCAGCATTCACGAAGGACTCAACATCAAGCACTAGAGCAACTTTATCAAGAAGCCGAGGAGTCGTAG
- the aroC gene encoding chorismate synthase produces MGNTFGQLFRVTTFGESHGGGVGVVIDGCPPRLEISAAEIQQELDRRRPGQSKITTPRKEADTCEILSGVFEGKTLGTPIAILVRNKDTRPQDYDEMAQKYRPSHADATYDAKYGIRNWQGGGRSSARETIGRVAAGAIAKKILFAVAGIEIIGYVKRIKDLEGVIDPNTVTTAQVESNIVRCPDAECAERMIEHIEQIGRQGDSIGGVVECVARNVPKGLGEPVFDKLEADIAKGVMSLPASKGFEIGSGFAGTLLTGSKHNDEFYTDERGEVRTLTNRSGGIQGGISNGENIILRVAFKPTATIRKEQRTVTREGEDTLLAAKGRHDPCVLPRAVPMVEAMVALVLCDHLLRHQGQCKVLTN; encoded by the coding sequence ATGGGTAATACTTTTGGACAATTATTTCGGGTGACAACCTTTGGCGAATCTCACGGCGGTGGCGTTGGGGTAGTGATTGATGGTTGTCCCCCGCGCCTAGAAATTTCTGCCGCAGAAATTCAGCAAGAACTCGACCGCAGGCGTCCAGGTCAAAGCAAAATTACCACACCGCGCAAAGAAGCAGATACGTGCGAGATTTTATCAGGCGTGTTTGAAGGCAAAACCTTGGGGACACCGATCGCAATTTTAGTCCGTAACAAAGATACTCGCCCGCAAGACTACGATGAAATGGCGCAAAAGTACCGTCCATCACACGCGGATGCGACTTATGATGCAAAATATGGCATTCGTAACTGGCAAGGTGGTGGTAGATCTTCTGCCCGCGAGACAATCGGGAGAGTCGCCGCTGGTGCGATCGCCAAAAAAATCCTGTTCGCGGTGGCTGGTATTGAAATTATTGGTTATGTCAAGCGTATCAAAGATTTAGAAGGTGTTATCGATCCCAACACGGTAACGACTGCACAAGTTGAAAGTAATATCGTCCGCTGTCCTGATGCGGAATGTGCCGAACGCATGATCGAACATATAGAACAAATTGGGCGTCAGGGAGATTCAATTGGTGGGGTTGTAGAATGTGTGGCGCGGAATGTTCCCAAAGGTTTGGGAGAACCTGTTTTTGACAAACTAGAAGCTGATATTGCTAAAGGCGTAATGTCTTTACCTGCGTCTAAAGGTTTTGAAATCGGTTCTGGTTTTGCCGGTACGCTGCTAACAGGTAGCAAACACAATGACGAGTTCTACACCGATGAACGCGGCGAAGTACGTACTCTCACAAATCGTTCAGGGGGCATTCAGGGAGGAATTTCTAACGGGGAAAATATTATTTTGCGCGTAGCGTTTAAACCGACGGCGACGATTCGCAAGGAACAGCGTACGGTTACTCGTGAAGGTGAAGATACGTTATTGGCGGCTAAAGGAAGACACGATCCCTGCGTGTTACCCCGTGCTGTACCTATGGTAGAAGCCATGGTAGCTTTGGTGCTGTGCGATCATCTATTGCGCCATCAAGGACAGTGTAAAGTGTTAACAAATTAA
- the grxC gene encoding glutaredoxin 3, with protein sequence MNPNIEIYTWSRCPFCIRAKALLKEKGVEFTEYVIDGDEAARSQMAKRANGRRSVPQIFINDNHIGGCDDLYELEFQGKLDQLLAA encoded by the coding sequence ATGAATCCCAACATCGAAATTTATACCTGGAGCCGATGCCCTTTTTGTATTCGCGCCAAAGCTTTGCTGAAAGAGAAAGGCGTCGAGTTTACAGAATACGTGATTGATGGTGATGAGGCAGCGCGATCACAGATGGCAAAACGCGCGAATGGTAGACGTTCGGTACCGCAGATTTTTATTAATGACAATCATATCGGCGGCTGTGACGACTTGTACGAATTGGAATTTCAAGGCAAGCTCGATCAACTATTAGCAGCGTAA